The Metamycoplasma gateae genome window below encodes:
- a CDS encoding deoxynucleoside kinase: MIIGISGMIAAGKSSLSNKLIEHYPNSLLLKEFEEDDEVFNTFLKWLYEKKENLTIGFQSYIIENHSAKFADIFKKLMDKPNKDRHLFLDRFSIEHYIFAKLILKEKEPKYLEAYDALFTKLITKEEMPDLVIFLDINFETFKKRIFERGRASEVENWDINYEYFKNLHQNYYKIFKELADNFQLNFRTINTNELTEEQVFETVLKIIDEEEEQWRKRQLIQE; this comes from the coding sequence ATGATAATTGGTATAAGCGGAATGATAGCAGCGGGAAAAAGTTCATTATCAAACAAATTAATCGAACATTATCCTAATTCGTTATTGCTAAAAGAATTTGAAGAAGATGATGAAGTTTTTAATACATTTTTAAAATGATTATATGAAAAAAAGGAAAATTTAACAATAGGATTTCAAAGTTACATTATTGAAAACCACTCTGCTAAATTTGCGGATATATTTAAAAAATTGATGGATAAACCTAATAAAGATAGACACCTATTCTTAGATAGATTTTCAATCGAACATTATATATTTGCAAAACTTATTTTAAAAGAGAAAGAACCTAAGTATTTAGAAGCATACGATGCTTTATTTACAAAATTAATTACAAAAGAAGAAATGCCTGATTTGGTAATATTTTTAGATATAAATTTTGAAACTTTTAAGAAAAGAATATTTGAAAGAGGTAGAGCTTCAGAAGTAGAAAATTGAGATATTAATTATGAATATTTTAAAAATTTACATCAAAACTATTATAAAATTTTTAAAGAATTGGCAGACAATTTTCAACTTAATTTTAGAACAATAAATACAAATGAGCTAACCGAAGAACAAGTTTTTGAAACTGTATTAAAAATAATAGACGAAGAGGAAGAACAATGAAGAAAACGTCAATTGATCCAAGAATAG